The Lactobacillus acidophilus DNA segment TTCACAATAAAGTGGAAATAGTTTTTGATAAGTGGCTGCTTCTTTTGGATTAGGAAAGTAAACTTTATCAGCTTGAGCAAACTGTCCGATCTCACTTAGATCTTGATTGAGTCCTAATGCCTGTCTTGCTAAAAACATAGCGGCTAGTGTTCCACTCTGTTGTTCCTTCATAGTAACGATAGGAACATTGAAAATATTAGCACAAAGTTGTCTTACAAAATCACTCTTGAGAAAGCCCCCAGTTGCATTAATTGCAACTGGTTTTTTAGTATTTTTAATCAAATTAGAAGCAGCATCATAGAGGTTAAAGATAATACCTTCAATCACCGCTCGTGCCATTTCAGGTTTTTGGTGCATACGAGTTAATCCCACAAATGAGCCACGTGCATTTGCATCCCAAATTGGAGCACGTTCTCCTCCTAAATAAGGCAAAAAGATCAAATTACGACTTCCCGCTGGAGCTGTTTGAGCAACATCAAGAAAATCTTGCGGCGTTTCGTCAGCATCAAACAAAGTTTGACGAGCCCAATTAAATACGATTCCTCCATTATTTACTGGACCACCTAGTAAATAATGTGTTTTATCAGCTGGATAACAAAAGTAACTAGCACTTGGATCTATTTTAGGTTGATCAACTATTGTTCTAATCGCCCCCGATGTTCCCACATTTAAAGCACAGTGATCACTATCGATTGCATTAACGCCAATCGTAGACAAATAACCATCGCTAGCTCCCAAAATAATTTTAGTATCAGAATCTATTCCCAATTTTTTTACATATTCTGTTTTAATAGGAAAAATAACTTTTGTAGGCTGAGCTATCTTAGGGAGTTGCTCTTTTTTTATTTTTAAAATATCTAATAATTCTTGATCCCAAGTTAATGTTTTAAGATTAAGTATTCCTGTACCAGCAGCCATAGTGGTATCAGTAACTAACTTTCCCGTCAATCGGAAGATTATATATTCTTTAATCCCAATCCATTTTTGAGCTTGGCTAAATACTTCTGTTTTTTTATTTTTTAACCACAATAATTTATAAATTGGGGCCATGGGATGCATCGGCATTCCCGTTTTACGATAAATCTGCTGGGCGAAGCCCCTATTTTTTGCATCTTGGACAATACTTTTGGCACAATTATCTGCCCACGTGATGCTATTAGTTAACAGTTCATCATCTGAACCTAAGCCAATCAAACTGTGCATTTGACTCGACCATGATATAGCCGCAATTTTTCCATCTATTTTTT contains these protein-coding regions:
- a CDS encoding gluconokinase, whose protein sequence is MKYIIGMDVGTTATKGVLYDINGKAVASVSKGYPLIQTKVGQAEEDPKLIFDAVQEIIFDLTQKIDGKIAAISWSSQMHSLIGLGSDDELLTNSITWADNCAKSIVQDAKNRGFAQQIYRKTGMPMHPMAPIYKLLWLKNKKTEVFSQAQKWIGIKEYIIFRLTGKLVTDTTMAAGTGILNLKTLTWDQELLDILKIKKEQLPKIAQPTKVIFPIKTEYVKKLGIDSDTKIILGASDGYLSTIGVNAIDSDHCALNVGTSGAIRTIVDQPKIDPSASYFCYPADKTHYLLGGPVNNGGIVFNWARQTLFDADETPQDFLDVAQTAPAGSRNLIFLPYLGGERAPIWDANARGSFVGLTRMHQKPEMARAVIEGIIFNLYDAASNLIKNTKKPVAINATGGFLKSDFVRQLCANIFNVPIVTMKEQQSGTLAAMFLARQALGLNQDLSEIGQFAQADKVYFPNPKEAATYQKLFPLYCEIRNALAASYGKFSNIN